A single region of the Microlunatus panaciterrae genome encodes:
- the gtfA gene encoding sucrose phosphorylase: MDAQGGSVVGAAVEPRSGHGVELLTYADRLGGDLARLGDLLAGPLSDFDGVHILPFFVPYDGADAGFDPVDHAQVDPRLGDWDQVRALAKGCEVTADLIVNHVSSESAEFRDWLRLSDASPYDGMFLTYATVFPDGGTEQQITAFYRPRPGLPFTAYSHADGQRRLVWTTFLPSQVDLDVHHPRAKDYLRRILTVLRTGGVTTVRLDAVGYAVKTPGTDSFMTAQTLDFVSEITALAREIGLRVLVEVHANYRQQLAIAPLVDLVYDFALPALLLHGFGTHTVDRLAHWLDIRPSNAITVLDTHDGIGVIDAGPGGGQPGLLSLEEMTAIFARAETATNGHSAIASVVPEWAAMPHQINATFFSALGADLTTYLVARAVQLWMPGRPQLYYVGLLGGLDDVELFARTGNGRDVNRHVYDADETADALRSDVTRALLALVRLRSNHRAFDGTFSHRVLGEDRIELTWTGAEASARLEAGFAAQPDLVIELTDAAGSGVVTEPGQLLEL, encoded by the coding sequence ATGGATGCTCAGGGTGGTTCGGTCGTGGGCGCGGCGGTGGAGCCGCGCAGCGGTCACGGGGTGGAGCTGCTGACCTATGCCGATCGGCTGGGCGGTGATCTGGCCCGACTCGGGGACCTGCTGGCAGGGCCGCTGAGTGACTTCGACGGGGTGCACATCCTGCCCTTCTTCGTGCCCTACGACGGCGCCGATGCCGGCTTCGACCCGGTGGACCATGCGCAGGTGGACCCGAGGCTGGGCGACTGGGACCAGGTTCGTGCCCTGGCGAAGGGGTGTGAGGTGACCGCCGACCTCATCGTCAACCACGTCTCCAGTGAGTCGGCCGAGTTCCGCGACTGGCTGCGGCTCAGCGACGCCTCCCCCTACGACGGCATGTTTCTCACCTACGCCACGGTCTTCCCGGACGGGGGGACCGAGCAGCAGATCACCGCCTTCTACCGTCCGCGGCCCGGCCTGCCGTTCACCGCCTACAGCCACGCCGACGGACAGCGGCGCCTGGTCTGGACCACGTTCCTGCCCAGTCAGGTCGACCTGGATGTGCACCATCCCCGCGCCAAGGACTACCTGCGTCGCATCCTCACGGTGCTGCGCACCGGCGGGGTCACCACCGTCCGGCTCGATGCCGTCGGCTACGCGGTCAAGACGCCAGGCACCGACAGCTTCATGACCGCCCAGACGCTGGACTTTGTCAGTGAGATCACGGCGCTGGCGCGCGAGATCGGACTGCGCGTCCTGGTGGAGGTGCACGCCAACTACCGCCAGCAACTGGCCATCGCACCGCTAGTGGACCTGGTCTACGACTTCGCCCTGCCTGCACTGCTGCTGCACGGCTTCGGTACGCACACGGTCGACCGTCTCGCGCACTGGCTGGACATCCGGCCCTCGAACGCCATCACGGTGCTCGACACCCACGACGGGATCGGCGTGATCGACGCCGGGCCCGGTGGCGGCCAACCCGGCCTGCTGAGCCTCGAGGAGATGACGGCCATCTTCGCCCGCGCCGAGACGGCGACGAACGGGCATTCGGCGATCGCGTCGGTGGTGCCGGAGTGGGCCGCCATGCCGCATCAGATCAATGCCACCTTCTTCAGCGCGCTCGGCGCCGACCTGACCACCTATCTGGTGGCCCGGGCGGTGCAGCTGTGGATGCCGGGTCGGCCGCAGCTCTACTATGTGGGCCTGCTCGGCGGACTCGACGACGTCGAGCTGTTCGCGCGGACCGGGAACGGCCGGGACGTGAACCGGCACGTCTACGACGCGGACGAGACGGCCGACGCGCTGCGCAGCGACGTGACGCGGGCGCTGCTCGCACTGGTGCGTCTGCGCTCGAACCACCGGGCCTTCGACGGAACCTTCTCCCACCGGGTGCTCGGGGAGGACAGGATCGAGCTGACCTGGACCGGGGCGGAGGCGTCCGCCCGGCTGGAGGCGGGCTTCGCGGCCCAGCCCGACCTGGTCATCGAGCTGACCGACGCCGCCGGCTCCGGCGTCGTCACCGAGCCGGGCCAGCTGCTGGAGCTGTGA
- a CDS encoding DUF6197 family protein, translating into MRARESLRTPTVPDYSPAPDEPRDVRLRQLDRVRDALEQARAVIARDGWTSGAWFTVESSSGARQAAPSEAYALLDPRSTVVSACLVGTLLRLADDPDRATSVRDVRACVDELYEATHEQMGHSPRPAGRSFPVTEQRARLQAVTAWNDAPGRTREQVLDVLDRAISRTIVAACS; encoded by the coding sequence GTGCGAGCCCGCGAATCCCTTCGAACGCCTACCGTTCCGGACTATTCGCCTGCCCCGGACGAGCCCCGGGACGTGCGGCTGCGGCAGTTGGACCGGGTGCGCGACGCCCTCGAGCAGGCCCGTGCCGTGATCGCCCGCGACGGCTGGACCAGCGGCGCCTGGTTCACCGTCGAGTCTTCGTCGGGGGCGCGCCAGGCGGCGCCCTCGGAGGCGTACGCCCTCCTGGACCCGAGGTCCACGGTGGTGAGCGCCTGCCTGGTGGGCACGTTGCTGCGGCTGGCCGACGACCCCGACCGGGCCACGTCGGTCCGCGACGTCCGAGCCTGCGTCGACGAGCTGTACGAGGCGACCCACGAACAGATGGGTCACAGCCCTAGGCCTGCCGGCAGGTCCTTTCCGGTGACCGAGCAGCGTGCCCGGCTGCAGGCCGTGACCGCCTGGAACGACGCGCCCGGACGCACCCGCGAACAGGTGCTCGACGTGCTGGATCGCGCCATCTCCCGCACCATCGTCGCCGCCTGCAGCTGA
- a CDS encoding DUF6448 family protein, which yields MPPHCDSLDGPVVTAARESLEAGRVDLVLPFVPAQAEAEVRALFDSVLPVRQQGDAARDVADRLFFETVVRLHRAGEGAPYTGLRPAGLSVGPVIPLAERAIQIGSPDPVTDFLTGVLRDQLQHRLDQVLTLAAGRDRSVEDARRYVEAMLGFEVYSHHLLQAMQASTHEGNGHG from the coding sequence ATGCCACCGCACTGCGACTCACTGGATGGGCCGGTCGTCACGGCGGCACGGGAGTCACTCGAGGCCGGCAGAGTCGACCTGGTGCTTCCGTTCGTGCCAGCGCAGGCGGAGGCGGAGGTCCGCGCGCTGTTCGACAGCGTGCTGCCGGTACGCCAGCAGGGCGATGCCGCCCGGGACGTGGCCGACCGGCTGTTCTTCGAGACGGTCGTGCGGCTTCACCGGGCGGGCGAGGGCGCCCCCTACACCGGTCTCCGGCCCGCCGGGCTCTCGGTCGGCCCGGTGATCCCGCTGGCGGAGCGGGCCATCCAGATCGGCTCACCGGACCCGGTGACCGACTTCCTCACCGGCGTGCTGCGGGATCAGCTGCAGCACCGGCTCGATCAGGTCTTAACGTTGGCGGCCGGTCGGGACCGTTCCGTCGAGGATGCACGGCGGTACGTGGAGGCGATGTTGGGCTTCGAGGTATACAGCCATCACCTGCTGCAGGCGATGCAGGCATCGACCCACGAAGGCAATGGACACGGTTGA
- a CDS encoding GNAT family N-acetyltransferase: MPPDDPSATTVRPIAPDDVPAVVDLSLRAWRPVFESFERVLGPEIYQRIYPDWLTSQAAAVRGTCDGPHVWVAATSQRPVGFVAVDVRGDDARSAEVDMIAVDPDHQRKGVATALITHALDQLRSLGVAIADIGTGGDPGHAAARRTYEKAGFTALPLVRYYKVL; the protein is encoded by the coding sequence GTGCCCCCAGATGACCCGAGCGCGACCACGGTCAGGCCCATCGCCCCAGACGACGTGCCGGCCGTCGTCGACCTCTCCCTGAGGGCCTGGCGTCCGGTCTTCGAGTCGTTCGAGCGGGTCCTCGGGCCGGAGATCTACCAGCGCATCTATCCCGACTGGCTGACCAGCCAGGCCGCCGCAGTCCGCGGCACCTGCGACGGGCCCCATGTCTGGGTGGCCGCGACGTCGCAGCGTCCGGTCGGCTTCGTCGCCGTCGACGTCCGCGGCGACGACGCCCGGAGCGCCGAGGTCGACATGATCGCCGTCGATCCTGACCACCAGCGCAAGGGTGTCGCCACCGCACTGATCACGCACGCCCTTGATCAGCTGCGCAGCCTGGGGGTGGCGATCGCCGACATCGGCACCGGCGGTGACCCTGGCCATGCGGCGGCGCGCCGCACGTACGAGAAGGCGGGGTTCACCGCGCTGCCCCTGGTGCGCTACTACAAGGTTCTCTAG
- a CDS encoding aminoglycoside phosphotransferase family protein: MATTKIIVPEGLAASHDKYFGAAGRKWVDELPKLAADGLDRWQLRPDGEPTFGAVALVLPVVRADETLAVLKLQPVDEETCGEPLALTSWAGLGAVSLLEHDAGSGSMLLERLDATRSLASVADDAEALQVIAVLLTRLNAAPAPAGLRRLADLAAAMLTEAPRILAELPDGTDRRLLVACADHLRELLTEPVEERLLHWDLHYFNVLASLGDQQEPWRVIDPKPLVGDPGFELLPALWNRWDEVVATGNVTRAVLHRFDLMTDITGLDRSRARAWTLARVLQNALWDLGKFGETAVQPSHRAIAQSLLGRDS, translated from the coding sequence ATGGCCACTACCAAGATCATCGTCCCGGAGGGCCTGGCGGCCTCGCACGACAAGTATTTCGGTGCCGCCGGTCGAAAGTGGGTCGACGAGCTGCCGAAGCTGGCCGCTGACGGTCTGGACCGCTGGCAGCTGAGGCCCGATGGTGAGCCCACCTTCGGCGCGGTCGCGCTGGTACTGCCGGTGGTGCGCGCCGACGAGACTCTGGCCGTGCTCAAGCTCCAGCCCGTCGACGAGGAGACGTGTGGTGAGCCGCTGGCTCTGACCAGCTGGGCCGGCCTGGGGGCGGTGAGCCTGCTGGAGCATGACGCCGGCTCGGGGTCGATGCTGCTGGAACGCCTCGACGCGACGCGCTCCTTGGCGAGTGTCGCTGACGATGCGGAGGCCCTGCAGGTGATCGCCGTGCTGCTGACCCGGCTGAACGCGGCGCCGGCACCCGCTGGTCTGCGTCGCCTGGCCGATCTGGCCGCGGCGATGCTGACCGAGGCGCCGCGCATCCTCGCAGAGCTTCCGGACGGGACTGACCGCCGGTTGCTGGTGGCCTGTGCGGATCACCTCCGCGAGCTGCTGACCGAACCGGTCGAGGAACGTTTGCTGCACTGGGATCTGCACTACTTCAACGTGCTGGCGTCGCTCGGGGATCAGCAGGAACCCTGGCGGGTGATCGATCCGAAACCGCTCGTTGGTGATCCCGGCTTCGAGCTGCTGCCGGCGTTGTGGAACCGGTGGGACGAGGTGGTCGCCACCGGGAACGTGACCCGGGCGGTCCTCCACCGGTTTGACCTGATGACCGACATCACGGGCCTGGACCGGTCACGGGCTCGGGCCTGGACGCTGGCCCGGGTGCTGCAGAACGCGCTCTGGGACCTCGGCAAGTTTGGCGAGACGGCGGTGCAGCCGTCGCATCGGGCGATTGCGCAGTCCCTGCTCGGCCGCGACAGCTGA
- a CDS encoding GNAT family N-acetyltransferase yields the protein MSDDLARPAPEVELVELSPAVLHALALGNLAAANRQLTITLTPYFVAPESIGVWRRRSRQLEADPGAASWITRAIVDRTQRQAVGRAGFHGPPDDGGMVEVGYAVDPAYRRRGYARAALRALLDRAEREAAVRIVRASIRPDNVASRRLVTQLGFVAVGEQWDAEDGREIIFEVDLKHA from the coding sequence ATGAGTGACGACCTGGCCAGACCCGCGCCCGAGGTCGAGCTGGTCGAGCTGTCGCCCGCAGTACTGCACGCCCTGGCCCTGGGGAACCTCGCCGCGGCCAACCGGCAGTTGACGATCACGCTGACGCCCTACTTCGTGGCGCCCGAGTCGATCGGCGTCTGGCGACGGCGGAGCCGGCAGCTGGAGGCGGATCCGGGCGCCGCCTCGTGGATCACCCGTGCCATCGTCGACCGTACTCAGCGGCAGGCTGTCGGTCGGGCCGGATTCCACGGCCCGCCGGACGACGGCGGGATGGTGGAGGTCGGCTATGCCGTCGACCCGGCGTACCGCCGCCGGGGATACGCCCGTGCTGCCCTGAGAGCGCTGCTCGACCGAGCGGAGCGCGAGGCCGCCGTCCGCATCGTGCGGGCCAGTATCCGACCTGACAACGTGGCATCGCGACGGCTGGTGACCCAACTCGGTTTCGTCGCTGTCGGGGAGCAGTGGGATGCCGAGGATGGGAGGGAGATCATCTTCGAGGTTGACCTCAAGCATGCTTGA
- a CDS encoding serine hydrolase domain-containing protein, which yields MEAAKRCSGTARVVRGAEVVQELSVGVLDGPGGEVCWPGMRAQACSISKLVMSIAVLKLAELRELHLQEPIARWVTVPPQWSAITLHQLLSHTSGLGHWGDVPGLPRLLTAPPPREELVALITRAPLVHSPGDAWCYSGPGYVFTSLVIEAATGGPYAEVATELVLAPAGMTQTTSGESLVGRAGVAMGHVGGDPQHLHPGFAAVDGSGDLWTTTADLIRLNQALRAGELLKPATAAQLWTAHAELNKTADAAAVIQMSAYGYGTFLGQINNRNARITPGDGPGYQTLLAYLPDQDLDIAILCNEDAPSIDAALDMLTSLR from the coding sequence ATGGAGGCGGCGAAGAGGTGTTCGGGCACGGCACGCGTCGTGCGGGGCGCCGAAGTGGTGCAGGAGCTTTCGGTCGGCGTGCTGGATGGACCCGGCGGCGAGGTGTGTTGGCCCGGGATGCGGGCGCAGGCGTGCTCGATCAGCAAGCTCGTCATGTCCATTGCGGTGCTCAAGCTGGCGGAACTTCGTGAGCTGCACCTGCAGGAGCCGATCGCACGGTGGGTGACGGTCCCACCGCAGTGGTCGGCGATCACCCTGCACCAACTCCTCAGCCACACTTCCGGACTCGGCCACTGGGGAGACGTGCCGGGTCTCCCCCGGTTGTTGACAGCTCCTCCTCCGCGCGAGGAGCTCGTCGCCTTGATCACCCGGGCACCGCTGGTTCACTCGCCAGGAGATGCCTGGTGCTACAGCGGCCCGGGTTACGTGTTCACCTCGCTGGTGATCGAGGCTGCCACAGGTGGACCCTACGCAGAGGTGGCGACCGAGCTCGTCCTCGCCCCGGCTGGTATGACCCAAACGACCTCCGGCGAGAGTCTGGTCGGTCGGGCCGGTGTAGCCATGGGCCATGTCGGCGGCGACCCTCAGCACCTGCACCCCGGCTTTGCTGCGGTCGACGGGTCCGGTGATCTCTGGACGACCACAGCGGACCTTATTCGCCTCAACCAGGCGCTCCGCGCAGGCGAGCTTCTGAAGCCAGCGACGGCTGCCCAGCTGTGGACCGCGCACGCAGAGCTGAACAAGACCGCCGACGCCGCCGCCGTCATACAGATGTCGGCGTATGGGTATGGAACGTTCTTAGGTCAGATCAACAACCGCAACGCGCGCATCACGCCCGGGGACGGCCCCGGCTACCAGACGCTGCTGGCCTATCTGCCTGACCAGGACCTCGACATCGCCATCCTCTGCAATGAAGACGCCCCCAGTATCGACGCAGCACTCGACATGTTGACCTCGCTTCGTTGA
- a CDS encoding DUF4177 domain-containing protein — translation MITYEYKFVRLGEGRGSAIFGVRARKVKAYQSVVEEHAQQGWRLVQVFAPGMAIYGAAKYYELIFERERGAADTAP, via the coding sequence ATGATCACCTACGAATACAAGTTCGTCCGACTTGGAGAAGGCCGCGGCTCGGCGATCTTCGGTGTACGTGCTCGGAAGGTGAAGGCCTATCAGTCTGTCGTGGAGGAACATGCCCAGCAGGGCTGGCGACTTGTCCAGGTCTTCGCCCCCGGCATGGCCATCTATGGCGCCGCCAAGTACTACGAACTGATCTTCGAGCGAGAGCGGGGCGCGGCAGACACGGCGCCGTAG